In Macadamia integrifolia cultivar HAES 741 chromosome 12, SCU_Mint_v3, whole genome shotgun sequence, the following are encoded in one genomic region:
- the LOC122057948 gene encoding probable protein S-acyltransferase 16, producing the protein MRRSCSISLPVLVVLSAIGYLYYTTVFIFIDGWLGLRTSPGLMNAFIFTAMACMCIFNYAVAILRDPGSVPPSFVHDIEDAQTPIHEIKRKGGDLRYCQKCSLFKPPRSHHCRICRRCVLRMDHHCIWINNCVGHANYKVFFVFVAYALSSCIHSLALLVGNVTYDAQKDEQQSEGSLRTAYIISAVLLVPLTVALSILLGWHIYLILHNKTTIEYHEGVRAMWLAEKVGNVYRHPYDLGPYENLTSVLGPSIFTWLCPTSGHMGSGLQFRTSYDGANSLPTLK; encoded by the exons ATGAGGCGAAGCTGCAGCATCTCTCTTCCAGTCCTCGTTGTTCTCTCCGCTATCGGTTACCTCTATTACACCACCGTATTCATCTTCATTGACGGTTGGCTCGGTCTCAGGACGTCCCCTGGTCTCATGAATGCCTTTATTTTTACGGCCATGGCTTGCATGTGCATTTTCAATTACGCCGTTGCCATACTGAGGGACCCTGGTTCTGTTCCTCCTAGCTTCGTCCACGACATCGAAGATGCCCAGACGCCGATCCATGAGATCAAGCGTAAG GGTGGGGATCTGAGATATTGCCAAAAGTGTTCTCTTTTTAAGCCTCCACGTTCCCATCATTGCCGTATTTGCAGAAGATGTGTTTTAAGAATG GACCATCACTGCATATGGATTAATAACTGTGTGGGCCATGCAAACTACAAGGTTTTCTTTGTCTTTGTGGCATATGCTTTAAGCTCGTGCATCCACTCCCTG GCATTGCTTGTTGGTAATGTCACATATGATGCTCAGAAAGATGAGCAGCAGAGTGAAGGCTCACTCAGAACTGCCTAT ATCATTTCTGCTGTACTGCTAGTTCCTTTGACAGTGGCATTGAGTATCCTCTTGGGCTGGCATATCTACCTCATTTTGCATAACAAGACCACAATTGAG TATCATGAAGGAGTAAGAGCGATGTGGCTTGCAGAAAAGGTTGGGAATGTCTACAGGCATCCATATGACCTTGGTCCTTATGAAAATCTGACATcg GTGCTGGGTCCAAGCATTTTCACCTGGTTATGCCCCACATCAGGACACATGGGCTCAGGCCTCCAGTTCCGAACTTCCTATGATGGTGCCAACTCATTGCCAACTTTGAAATAG
- the LOC122057949 gene encoding E3 ubiquitin-protein ligase SDIR1-like isoform X3: protein MSFVFRGTRADIESGFPGFIPERRSVRVHAARPVNTNSMAFLVTAVLLLFMVLNSHQMSPNFLLWLFLGVFLMATSLRMYATCQQLQAQAHAHAAVASGLLGHTELRLHMPPSIALATRGRLQGLRLQLALLDREFDDLDYETLRALDSDNASTATSMSEEEINALPVHKYKVTGIQSDGSEMQQASSSSMTEKKQDSCKADGNIKSSEDELTCSVCLEQVNVGELIRSLPCLHQQGTCPVCKFRAGSGWQESGESGMDASYMV, encoded by the exons ATGAGTTTTGTTTTCAGAGGAACTAGAGCAGATATAGAAAGCGGGTTTCCAGGTTTTATTCCTGAACGGCGTTCTGTG cgtGTTCATGCAGCTCGGCCAGTTAATACGAATTCAATGGCTTTTCTTGTTACAg CAGTTCTTCTTTTGTTCATGGTATTAAATTCACACCAAATGTCACCAAACTTTCTG CTCTGGCTATTTCTGGGCGTCTTCTTAATGGCTACTAGCCTTAGGATGTATGCAACTTGTCAACAACTTCAGGCTCAGGCGCACGCTCATGCTGCGGTAGCCAGTGGTCTGCTTGGTCATACTGAACTGAGGTTGCATATGCCACCATCCATAGCGTTGGCAACAAGAGGTCGTCTGCAAGGCCTCAGGCTCCAGCTTGCTCTTCTTGACCGTGAATTTGATGACCTAG ATTATGAAACTTTGAGAGCATTGGATTCTGACAATGCTTCCACAGCTACTTCAATGAGTGAGGAAGAGATAAATGCACTTCCCGTTCACAAGTACAAGGTCACTGGTATACAGAG TGATGGCTCCGAAATGCAACAggcatcatcttcatcaatgaCCGAG AAAAAGCAAGACTCTTGCAAGGCAGATGGAAATATTAAATCTTCAGAAGATGAACTGACATGCAGTGTTTGCCTGGAACAAGTTAATGTTGGAGAACTCATCCGCAGCTTGCCTTGCTTGCATCAG CAAGGCACATGTCCTGTGTGCAAGTTTAGAGCAGGTTCTGGATGGCAGGAAAGTGGAGAGAGTGGAATGGATGCTTCCTACATGGTTTGA
- the LOC122057949 gene encoding E3 ubiquitin-protein ligase SDIR1-like isoform X1 codes for MSFVFRGTRADIESGFPGFIPERRSVRVHAARPVNTNSMAFLVTAVLLLFMVLNSHQMSPNFLLWLFLGVFLMATSLRMYATCQQLQAQAHAHAAVASGLLGHTELRLHMPPSIALATRGRLQGLRLQLALLDREFDDLDYETLRALDSDNASTATSMSEEEINALPVHKYKVTGIQSDGSEMQQASSSSMTEKKQDSCKADGNIKSSEDELTCSVCLEQVNVGELIRSLPCLHQFHANCIDPWLRQQGTCPVCKFRAGSGWQESGESGMDASYMV; via the exons ATGAGTTTTGTTTTCAGAGGAACTAGAGCAGATATAGAAAGCGGGTTTCCAGGTTTTATTCCTGAACGGCGTTCTGTG cgtGTTCATGCAGCTCGGCCAGTTAATACGAATTCAATGGCTTTTCTTGTTACAg CAGTTCTTCTTTTGTTCATGGTATTAAATTCACACCAAATGTCACCAAACTTTCTG CTCTGGCTATTTCTGGGCGTCTTCTTAATGGCTACTAGCCTTAGGATGTATGCAACTTGTCAACAACTTCAGGCTCAGGCGCACGCTCATGCTGCGGTAGCCAGTGGTCTGCTTGGTCATACTGAACTGAGGTTGCATATGCCACCATCCATAGCGTTGGCAACAAGAGGTCGTCTGCAAGGCCTCAGGCTCCAGCTTGCTCTTCTTGACCGTGAATTTGATGACCTAG ATTATGAAACTTTGAGAGCATTGGATTCTGACAATGCTTCCACAGCTACTTCAATGAGTGAGGAAGAGATAAATGCACTTCCCGTTCACAAGTACAAGGTCACTGGTATACAGAG TGATGGCTCCGAAATGCAACAggcatcatcttcatcaatgaCCGAG AAAAAGCAAGACTCTTGCAAGGCAGATGGAAATATTAAATCTTCAGAAGATGAACTGACATGCAGTGTTTGCCTGGAACAAGTTAATGTTGGAGAACTCATCCGCAGCTTGCCTTGCTTGCATCAG TTCCATGCTAACTGCATTGACCCATGGCTGCGGCAGCAAGGCACATGTCCTGTGTGCAAGTTTAGAGCAGGTTCTGGATGGCAGGAAAGTGGAGAGAGTGGAATGGATGCTTCCTACATGGTTTGA
- the LOC122057949 gene encoding E3 ubiquitin-protein ligase SDIR1-like isoform X2 has translation MSFVFRGTRADIESGFPGFIPERRSVRVHAARPVNTNSMAFLVTVLLLFMVLNSHQMSPNFLLWLFLGVFLMATSLRMYATCQQLQAQAHAHAAVASGLLGHTELRLHMPPSIALATRGRLQGLRLQLALLDREFDDLDYETLRALDSDNASTATSMSEEEINALPVHKYKVTGIQSDGSEMQQASSSSMTEKKQDSCKADGNIKSSEDELTCSVCLEQVNVGELIRSLPCLHQFHANCIDPWLRQQGTCPVCKFRAGSGWQESGESGMDASYMV, from the exons ATGAGTTTTGTTTTCAGAGGAACTAGAGCAGATATAGAAAGCGGGTTTCCAGGTTTTATTCCTGAACGGCGTTCTGTG cgtGTTCATGCAGCTCGGCCAGTTAATACGAATTCAATGGCTTTTCTTGTTACAg TTCTTCTTTTGTTCATGGTATTAAATTCACACCAAATGTCACCAAACTTTCTG CTCTGGCTATTTCTGGGCGTCTTCTTAATGGCTACTAGCCTTAGGATGTATGCAACTTGTCAACAACTTCAGGCTCAGGCGCACGCTCATGCTGCGGTAGCCAGTGGTCTGCTTGGTCATACTGAACTGAGGTTGCATATGCCACCATCCATAGCGTTGGCAACAAGAGGTCGTCTGCAAGGCCTCAGGCTCCAGCTTGCTCTTCTTGACCGTGAATTTGATGACCTAG ATTATGAAACTTTGAGAGCATTGGATTCTGACAATGCTTCCACAGCTACTTCAATGAGTGAGGAAGAGATAAATGCACTTCCCGTTCACAAGTACAAGGTCACTGGTATACAGAG TGATGGCTCCGAAATGCAACAggcatcatcttcatcaatgaCCGAG AAAAAGCAAGACTCTTGCAAGGCAGATGGAAATATTAAATCTTCAGAAGATGAACTGACATGCAGTGTTTGCCTGGAACAAGTTAATGTTGGAGAACTCATCCGCAGCTTGCCTTGCTTGCATCAG TTCCATGCTAACTGCATTGACCCATGGCTGCGGCAGCAAGGCACATGTCCTGTGTGCAAGTTTAGAGCAGGTTCTGGATGGCAGGAAAGTGGAGAGAGTGGAATGGATGCTTCCTACATGGTTTGA
- the LOC122057763 gene encoding amino acid transporter AVT1G-like: protein MKADEEFGPDRGMEFQTDDEENRAETLGESEEDYESDFTFSDRNPSECSSLSFHMPWPQSYRQSMDMLTSVTPPKVGFLGGTSLTGLGSSFLSSSVYKRAQASESNASLAQPFISVTNAIEKVDELPLPETATPKRSSSYYKASFHELPPPAQQCSYTQSVVNGVNVLCGVGLLSTPFAVKEGGWISLLILFGFSIISCYTGVLLKRCLDSSSGLKTYPDIGQAAFGVSGRLFIAIILYIELYVCCVEFITLMGDNMSKMFPNAQMVFMGIHLNSHYFFTILMTIILLPTILLRNLSLLSYLSGGGVVASLLVVLCLLWVGVVDQVGFHPGGAALDIANIPVSLGIYGFCYAGHSVFPNLYSSMEKPSDFSTVLLVSFSICCLLYTGVAICGFMMFGYSIQSQFTLNMPQEFVASKIAVWTAVVNPLSKYALTLTPVALSLEELLPPSRLRSHYVSVFIRMVLVASTLVVALAVPFFAFVMALVGSFLTMLIALIFPCACYLSILRGRLKWPQIAVCIFIIVVGIVCSCIGTYSAAKKIVDQMG, encoded by the exons atgAAGGCGGATGAAGAATTCGGACCGGATCGAGGGATGGAGTTCCagacagatgatgaagaaaaccGAGCAGAGACACTGGGAGAGAGCGAAGAGGACTATGAATCAGACTTCACCTTCTCTGACCGGAATCCTTCGGAATGTAGCAGCTTGTCTTTCCACATGCCCTGGCCTCAGAGCTACCG GCAGTCGATGGACATGTTGACAAGTGTGACCCCTCCCAAAGTGGGCTTCCTTGGGGGGACGAGTTTAACAGGGTTAGGCAGctccttcttatcttcttcagTTTACAAGAGGGCACAGGCTTCTGAGTCCAATGCCTCCCTTGCTCAACCTTTCATTTCAGTAACAAATGCAATAGAAAAAGTTGATGAACTCCCTCTTCCTGAAACTGCTACACCTAAGCGCTCTTCTTCCTACTACAAGGCTTCCTTTCATGAATTGCCCCCACCAGCTCAACAATGCTCTTATACTCAATCTGTAGTTAATG GAGTAAATGTTCTTTGTGGTGTGGGACTTCTATCAACTCCTTTTGCAGTTAAAGAAGGTGGCTGGATAAGCCTTTTGATACTCTTTGGCTTTAGTATCATTTCATGCTACACTGGAGTTCTATTGAAACGATGTCTTGATAGCTCATCTGGACTCAAAACATACCCTGACATCGGCCAAGCTGCTTTTGGGGTTTCCGGTCGCTTATTTATAGCT ATAATCCTGTACATTGAACTATAT GTCTGCTGTGTTGAATTCATAACTCTCATGGGTGATAACATGTCCAAAATGTTTCCAAATGCCCAAATGGTTTTCATGGGGATTCACTTGAATTCTCATTACTTCTTCACCATATTGATGACCATCATTCTTCTCCCCACAATTTTGCTGAGAAACCTTAGTTTGCTATCATATCTTTCAG GGGGTGGAGTAGTTGCATCCCTACTGGTGGTGCTTTGCTTGCTGTGGGTGGGAGTTGTTGACCAAGTTGGGTTTCATCCTGGTGGGGCTGCTTTGGATATTGCAAATATTCCTGTGTCACTTGGTATATATGGTTTCTGTTATGCAGGGCATTCTGTTTTCCCAAATCTTTACTCTTCCATGGAGAAACCATCAGATTTCTCAACAGTTCTATTGGTCAG TTTTTCAATTTGTTGTCTCCTTTATACTGGGGTAGCTATATGTGGCTTTATGATGTTTGGCTACTCAATACAGTCACAGTTCACACTAAATATGCCTCAGGAATTTGTGGCCTCTAAAATTGCAGTTTGGACAGCG GTTGTGAATCCTCTTTCAAAGTATGCCTTGACATTAACTCCAGTTGCACTAAGTCTAGAGGaacttcttcctccttctcgtCTAAGATCTCATTATGTTTCAGTGTTCATCCGAATGGTCTTAGTTGCTTCAACGTTGGTTGTGGCTCTAGCGGTTCCTTTCTTTG CTTTTGTAATGGCACTAGTTGGCTCTTTCCTCACAATGCTTATA GCCCTTATATTTCCTTGTGCATGCTATCTCAGCATCCTTCGCGGGAGGTTAAAATGGCCACAG ATTGCAGTCTGCATTTTTATTATTGTAGTTGGAATTGTCTGTTCTTGTATTGGTACATATTCAGCAGCAAAGAAAATAGTTGACCAGATGGGCTGA
- the LOC122057765 gene encoding uncharacterized protein LOC122057765, protein MASTVPHLRPQAISSRATLQRPKKVAVDRHWLCGGCGFMVSPKAAGLVQTGGKGMGLMGGLSKEKQRGSSHSTVVCAVGDVSADGNTYLIAGAVAVALLGTAFPLLFSRKDLCPECDGAGFVRKSGVTLRANAARKDQIQIVCARCNGLGKLGQIDKYSGQLTRTSTNSRGD, encoded by the exons ATGGCCTCTACTGTCCCTCATCTACGACCACAGGCAATTTCTTCTCGGGCTACGTTGCAGCGACCGAAGAAAGTAGCTGTAGATCGGCACTGGCTGTGCGGCGGATGCGGATTCATGGTGTCACCGAAAGCTGCTGGTTTAGTACAAACAGGGGGAAAAGGGATGGGACTAATGGGAGGATTAAGCAAGGAGAAGCAAAGAGGTTCTTCACATTCGACGGTAGTGTGCGCGGTGGGAGACGTATCAGCCGATGGAAATACGTATCTGATAGCCGGTGCCGTGGCAGTGGCGCTGCTTGGAACCGCTTTCCCCCTCTTGTTCTCTCGCAAGGACCT GTGCCCAGAATGCGACGGTGCGGGTTTTGTCAGGAAATCGGGAGTGACACTACGAGCCAATGCAGCAAGAAAGGATCAAATCCAGATCGTCTGTGCCCGATGCAATGGCCTCGGCAAGTTGGGTCAGATTGACAA gtatTCGGGCCAGCTTACGCGTACCTCGACTAAttctcggggagactag
- the LOC122057764 gene encoding E3 ubiquitin-protein ligase RDUF1-like, with the protein MASVGSSYWCYRCSRFVRVWARDTIVCPDCDGGFVEEVENPSRDTHAESRRRRFPAAAMYMLGNRPASDQNTYLGFRRSRRNGGDRSPFNPVIVLRGPADGGGAEVGGGGEGGPFELFYDDGAGSGLRPLPASMSDFLMGSGFDRLLDQLSQIEVNGVGRYEQPPASKAAVESMPTIEIVASHVVIESHCAVCKEQFELGSEAREMPCKHIYHSDCILPWLSLRNSCPVCRHELPTDVRGRNSIETDGSQGGQSPAVADEETVGLTIWRLPGGGFAVGRFSGGRRAAERELPVVFTEMDGGFNSGGAPRRISWTSRGSRTRESGGIRRVFRNFFSFFGRLRSSSSSSHSHSISESATTGRIRPVFNRTSRTRSSISAWSVEDNNGIPRW; encoded by the coding sequence ATGGCCTCGGTAGGGTCTTCTTACTGGTGCTACAGATGTAGTCGTTTCGTCAGGGTTTGGGCTCGAGATACCATTGTATGCCCCGATTGTGATGGAGGATTTGTTGAAGAGGTTGAGAACCCTTCCCGGGATACACATGCTGAGTCTCGGCGTCGACGGTTCCCTGCCGCTGCTATGTACATGCTTGGGAATCGACCTGCTTCTGATCAAAACACGTATCTAGGATTCCGCCGCAGCCGGAGGAATGGTGGTGATCGCTCACCTTTTAATCCTGTTATTGTCCTTAGAGGGCCTGCCGATGGCGGTGGCGCCGaagttggtggtggtggcgaaGGGGGACCCTTTGAGCTGTTCTACGATGATGGTGCTGGTTCAGGCCTTCGTCCGCTGCCTGCTAGCATGTCGGATTTCTTGATGGGATCAGGCTTTGATCGCCTGCTGGATCAGCTGTCCCAGATCGAGGTCAACGGAGTTGGGCGCTACGAGCAACCTCCGGCTTCCAAGGCTGCCGTGGAGTCTATGCCCACAATCGAGATTGTTGCCAGCCATGTTGTCATCGAATCTCACTGTGCCGTCTGTAAGGAACAGTTTGAGCTGGGTTCCGAGGCCCGTGAGATGCCTTGTAAGCATATCTACCATTCCGATTGCATCCTCCCTTGGCTTTCTCTTCGGAATTCTTGCCCCGTCTGCCGCCACGAGTTGCCTACAGATGTCCGTGGCAGAAACTCAATCGAGACTGATGGTAGCCAGGGCGGCCAATCTCCGGCCGTAGCTGACGAAGAAACGGTGGGGTTGACCATATGGAGGCTACCTGGTGGTGGGTTTGCAGTTGGGAGGTTTTCTGGGGGTAGACGAGCTGCTGAACGTGAGCTTCCCGTTGTTTTTACAGAGATGGATGGTGGGTTCAATTCTGGTGGGGCTCCAAGGAGAATTTCATGGACCTCCAGGGGAAGCAGAACAAGGGAGAGTGGGGGAATTAGAAGGGTTTTCcgcaatttcttttctttctttgggaggcttagatcttcttcttcttcttcgcatTCGCATTCGATTTCCGAATCTGCGACTACTGGCAGAATTCGACCGGTTTTCAATAGAACATCTCGAACGCGCAGCAGCATCAGTGCTTGGTCTGTGGAAGATAACAATGGGATTCCAAGATGGTGA